The Xanthomonas sontii genomic sequence TGCGCATCGGCCAGGGCGAAGAAGCCCTCGGCGAACGCATCGACCCAGGCCATGTCGACCTGCGGCAGCGACAGCGACAAGGTGCACCAGCGTGGCTGCGCGCCCATCGCTGCCAGGTCCGACAGATTCACCGCCAGCGTCTTCCAGCCGATGTCGGCGGCCGCGGTTTCGGCCGGGAAATGCACCCCGGCGTTGAGCGTATCGGTGGTGATCGCCAGCAACTCCCCCGGCGGCGGCAGCAGCAAGGCCGCATCGTCACCGATGCCCAGCGGCAGGTCGTCCCGCGCCCGGCTGCGCGCACGCAGGCGCTCGATCAGATCGAATTCGGGCATGGGGGGCTGGGAATCGGGAATGGGGAGTCGGGAATGGGAAAAGCAGGAGCAACAACCGGCGCGCCGGCGATCTCGGAGGGGACGGCAGTTGCTTTTGCCATTCCCCATTCCCTTTTCCCCATTCCCAGCCCCTCAGCCCCCCGACTCCACCGCGCGCCATTCCAGCGCGGCGCGGTCCAGGACGCCGTTGACGTAGGTGTGGCCGTGTTCGGAGCCGAAGCGCTTGGCGGTCTCGATGGCTTCGTTGATCACCACGCGGTACGGCACGTCCATGCGGTGCAGCAGTTCGTAGGCGGCCAGGCGCAGTACCGCGCGTTCGATCGCGTCCACTTCCTCGACCGTGCGGTCCAGGTAGCCGACCAGCGCTGCGTCCAGTTCGGCACGGTGCTTGAGCACGCCTTCGACCAGGTTCTCGAAGTACACCAGGTCGGCGATCTCGTGCGCCTGCTCGTGCGCGAATTGCGCGATCACGTGCTGGGCGTTGCCGCCGGAGATCTGCCAGGCGTAGATCGCCTGCAGCGCACGCCGGCGCGCGCGCGAACGCAGGACCGGATCCACGCCGTCGCGGCGGGGGTGGTGCTTGTGGCCAGCGGGTTTGTTCACGGCAGCAGCTCCAGCAGGTTGACCATCTCCAGCGCGCTCAGCGCCGCTTCCTCGCCCTTGTTGCCATGGCTGCCGCCGGCGCGCGCCTCGGCATCCTCGACCTGCTCCACCGCGAGCACGCCGTTGAGCACCGGGATGCGGAAGTCCAGCGACACCCGCAGCAGGCCCTCGGCGCAGCCGTCGGCCACGTGTTCGTAGTGGCGGGTGTCGCCGCGGATCACGCAACCCAGCGCGATGATCGCGGCATGCTTGCCGGCCGCGGCCAGGCGGGCGGCGACCAGCGGCAACTCCCACGCGCCCGGCACCCGGATCACGTCCACCGCGTCATCGGCGATGCCGTTGCCGGCCAGGCTCTGCCGCGCACCGGCGACCAGCACGTCGGTGATGCGGGCGTTCCAGCGGCTGGCGATGATCGCGAAACGCGCCGACTCGGGAGTGCGGAGGTCGCCTTCGTAGTGGGACATGGCGGTGGCAGCTTGAGGGGGTGGGAGAGTTTAGCAGGCGGTGGGGCCGCGTCCCGAGGAAGCGCTCCAGGGGCACCTTGCAGAAGGCCCAGGCACCGCCAATGGCAGGAATCGCGCGGGATCAGCTTTTACCAATTCCCCAATCCCGATTCCCGATTCCCGGCTCCACATGCTCCACCACCTCCAGCCCGAACCCGGCCAGGCCGATCTGCCGGCGCGGCGTGCCGAGCACGCGCAGCTTGCCCAGGCCCAGGTCGGCCAGGATCTGGCTGCCGGCGCCGTTGCGCCGCCACTGGCCCACGTCCTTGCCGTGCGCCGCCTCCGGCTGCGCGCGCAGCCGCGCCAGCAAGGCCTCGCTGTCGCGCGGCGCCGACAGCACCACCATCACCCCGCGCTCGGCGGCGGCGATCGCGCGCAGGGCGTCGCTGGCGGCCACCCCGAAATCGTCGCGGCGCCAGTGCAGCAGGTCGGCCAGCGGGTTTTCCACCTGCACCCGTACCAGGGTCGGCGTCTCGGCATCCGGGGTGCCGCGAACCAGCGCGAAGTGCAGATCGTGGGCGATGCGGTCGCGGTAGGTGACCAGGGTGAAGCCGCCGAACTCGGTCTCGATCGGCCGCTCGTCGATGCGTTCGACGGTGTGCTCGGTGGCCAGGCGGTAGGCGATCAGGTCGGCGATCGAGCCCATCTTCAGCCCGTGGGTGCGGGCGAACTCTTCCAACTGCGGACGCCGCGCCATGCTGCCGTCGGGATTGAGCACTTCCACCAGCACACCGGCCGGCTCCAGCCCCGCCAGCATCGGCAGGTCGCTGGCGGCCTCGGTGTGGCCGGCGCGGGTCAGCACGCCGCCGGGCTGGGCGATCAGCGGGAAGATGTGGCCGGGCTGACTGAGGTCGTGCGGCTTGGCGTCCGGCTTGACCGCGGTGCGCACGGTGTGGGCGCGGTCGTAGGCGGAGATGCCGGTGGTGACGCCCTCGGCGGCCTCGATGCTGACGGTGAAGTTGGTATGGAACTGCGCGGTATTGCGCTGGACCATCGGCGCCAGGCCCAGCTGCGCGCAGCGCTCGCGGGTCAGCGACAGGCACACCAGGCCGCGCGCGTGGGTGACCATGAAATTGATGTCCGAGGGCTTGACCAGTTCGGCGGCCATGATCAGGTCGCCCTCGTTCTCGCGGTCCTCGTCGTCGACGATGACCACCATGCGGCCGGCGCGGAGTTCTTCCAGCAGCTCGGGGACGGAGGCGAAATTCAGGCTCGGGGTAACGGAAGGCGACATGCGGGGACTCGCGGAAAGACGGAAGGTGCCGCGCGTGCCGCAGGCATCGGCGCAGCGTGGCGGAGAGGCAGAAGGCCGGACGCGGCCAGGATCAGTCCTGGCGGCCCTGCAACAGGCGTTCGACGTAGCGCGCGACCAGGTCGATCTCCAGGTTCACCGCCGCACCGACGGCGGTCTGCGCGAACGCGGTGTGCGCGACGGTGTGCGGAATCAGCGCGACCTCGAAGCCTTCGGCGTCGACTTCATTGACGGTGAGGCTGACCCCGTCCACGCAGATCGAGCCCTTCTTGGCGATGTAGCGCAGCAGCGACGCCGGCGCGGCGAAACGCCAGCGCTGCGCGCGCGCATCGTCGTGAATCGACAGCACCTCGCCGAGGCCGTCGACATGGCCGCTGACCAGGTGCCCGCCGAGGCGGTCGCTGGGGCGCATCGCCCGCTCCAGGTTCAGTATCGCGCCCTCGGCCAGGCGGCCAAGCGTGGTCAGCGCCAGGGTCTCGGTGGAGGCGTCGGCCTGGAACGAGGCCGCGTCGAAGGCGACCACGGTCAGGCACACGCCGTTGACCGCGATGCTCTCGCCCAGGCGCACGTCGGCGAACGGCAGGCTGCCGGTGGCGAAGGTGAAGCGGAGATCGCCGCCCTGCGGCTGGCGTGCGGCGAGATGGCCGACGCCTTCGATGATTCCGGTGAACATAGCTACGTTTCTCGCAATGGGGTGAGCGAAAAACGCCACAAGGCAAACAGGCACGCGCACAGCCGCAAGGCTGCGCGAAGGCCGTCTTCTTTCATCCGGACTATACCGTCGGCTCCGGCATCGCACCGGATCTGCTGACCTTCCCGAGCCGGCGCGTCGCACCTGCGCCGGGAAGCGCTCGCGGGCTCGTGCGCGAACGCACCTACCGCCGGTGGGGAATCGCACCCCGCCCTGAAGACGTTTGTGGTCGCCGGCGAACCGGCTCGGGCATTCTAGCAGGCGCGGCCGCAGCGGCCGCCCGGTACAGCGCGCCACCGGTGGGACAAAGCGTCGCGGTGCGCACGGCAACCTTGCGCGCGGCGACGCGCATCACCGGCGATCGCTCAGGGCGAGGCCGCCCCCGCGCTGGCGGCGATCGCCGGCCGCAGCAGCAGGCGCAGGTCGTCGCCGAGCTGGCGCACGTCCTGCAATTGCAGCGGTACCCGCTGCGCCATGGTCTCGATGCCGAGCCCGGCCAGCAGCGGACGCGCGGTATCGCCCAATAGGAGCGGCGCCATGTACACCAGCACCTCGTCGACCAGGCCGGCGCGCAGCAGTGCACCGCTCAGCGTCGCCCCGGCCTCGACCTGGACCTCGTTGATGCCGCGCTCGCCGAGCAGGCGCAGCGCCGCGTGCAGGTCGCAGCGGCCGTCGTGCAGCGGCACCGCGGCGAACGCGGCGTGAGCCAGCGCCGGCGGCACGCAGTCCGGCGCATGCAGGTACAGGGTCGGCGCACTGCCGTCGCGGACCTTGGCCTGCGCCAGGCTGCGCAGTTGCGCGTCCAGCACCACGCGCAGCGGCGGCTCCACTTCGGTCGCCGCATCCAGGCGCACGGTCAGCGCCGGATCGTCGGCCAGCACGGTGCCGGCGCCGGTAAGGATGGCGCCGGCGCGGGCGCGCCAGTGCTGCACGTCCTGGCGCGCCGCCGCGCCGGTGATCCATTTCGATTCGCCGCTGGCCAGGGCGGTGCGTCCGTCGAGGCTGGCACCGAGCTTGATCCGCAGCCACGGCCGGCCGCGCTCCACCCGCGACAGGAAGCCACGGTTGAGCGCGCGCGCCTGCGCTTGCATCAACCCGGATTGCACCGCGATGCCGGCTTCGCGCAGCAGTGCGAAGCCGCCGCCGTTGACCTGCGGGAACGGGTCGGCCATCGCCGCCACCACCCGCGCCACCCCGGCCTCGATCAGCGCCAGCGCGCACGGCGGGGTGCGGCCGTAGTGCGCGCACGGCTCCAGGGTCACGTAGGCGGTGGCGCCGCGGGCGCGTTCGCCGGCGGCGCTCAGCGCGAACACCTCCGCGTGCGGCCCGCCGGCACGCTGGTGGAAGCCCTCGCCGACCACCGCGCCGTCGCGCACGATCACGCAACCGACCATCGGATTGGGCCGCGTGGTGTAGGCGCCGCGCTCGGCCAGGCGCAGGGCCTGCGCCATCCAGCGATGGTCGTCGGCGGAGAAGCCTGGCGCCTGCGGGTCGCTCATGTGGCAGCGCCGCCAGCGTCGATGCGCATCACCACGATCTGCAGCGGCCCCAGCGGCAGGTCGGCGTGGCGCTGCCAGCCCAGGCGCTCGTAGAACGGCACCAGCACCGGCTCGCAATACAGGTACAGCCACTGCACGCCGAAGCGCGCGGCGGCCTGCACGCAGTGCGCGACCAGGGCGGCACCGACACCGGCAGCGCGCGCCTGTGGCCGCACGTACAGCGTGGCCAGCCACGGCGAGAACTGGCGGATGCGCGCGTCGTCGTTCTGCAGCAGGCTCACCGAGCCCAGCCAGTCCTCGCCGTCCAGGGCGATCCAGCTGGTGGGGATGCGGCGTTCGTCGCGGTGGCTGCGCAGGTCGGCCTCGGCCTCCACCACGTTCCATTCCGGCAACAGGGGACCGAAGGCGTGCAGATGCTCCTGCGCCAACGCGGGGATGTGCTGCGCGGCCTCGGCCAGACAGACGATGCGCATGCGCTCAGCGCTTGCCGGTCTTGTCGCCCGGCTTGGCCGCGCGCACCAGGTCCAGCAGCGGCAACTGCTCGCTGCCCACCGGCAACTCGCGCTCGAGCTTCTCGATCTCCTCACGGAAATCGGCCACGTCCTGGAAACTGCGGTACACCGAGGCGAAGCGCACGTAGCCGACGTGGTCGAGCTTGCGCAGCTCGGCCATCACGTACTCGCCGACCCGGATCGAAGGCAGTTCGCGCTCGCCGGACATGCGCAACTGATGCACCACCGCGCGCACCGCTGCCTCGATCTGCTCCTCGGCCACTGGCCGCTTCTGCAGCGCGCGGTCGAAGCTGGTGCGCAGCTTGCGCGCATCGAACGCCTCGCGGCCGCCGTCGCTCTTGATCACCGTCGGCAGCTTGAGTTCGATCGTCTCCAGCGTGCTGAAGCGCTCACCGCAGGCCTCGCACTCGCGACGCCGGCGGATCGTCGCGCCGTCCTCGGACACGCGCGAATCGATCACCCGGGTATCGGTGTGCTGGCAGAAGGGGCAGTGCATTCAGGGCGCCGGGAATGGGGAAACGGGAATGGGGAATGGAAACGTCAACAGCGCAAGCGTAGCGCTTCTGACCATTCCCGATTCTCCATTCTCCATTCCCGCCTCAGCCATATAGGTGCCGGGAGTGGGGAAACGGGAATGGGGAATGGGAACGCCAAAGGCGCCAGCTAGCACTTTCAACCATTCCCGATTCTCCATTCCCCATTCCCGTTTTTCAGCCATACACCGGATACTTGCGGCACTGCGCGGTCACCGCGTCGCGCACGCGCGCCAGCACGGTGTCGTCGGCCGGGGCGTCGAGCACGTCGGCGATCCAGTTGGCCAGGTCGACGCAGTCCTGCTCCTGGTAGCCGCGGGTGGTGATCGCCGGGGTGCCCAGGCGCAGGCCCGAGGTCACGAACGGCGAGCGCGGGTCGTTGGGCACCGAGTTCTTGTTGACGGTGATGTGGGCCTTGCCCAGCGCCGCTTCCGCGTCCTTGCCGGAGACGTCGCGGCCGATCATGTCCACCAGCATCAGGTGGTTCTCGGTGCCGCCGGAGACGATCTTGTAGCCGCGCGCGATCAGGGTCTTGGCCATGGCCTGGGCGTTCTTCACCACCTGCTGCTGGTAGCGGGTGAATTCCGGCTCCAGCGCTTCCTTGAACGCCACCGCCTTGGCCGCGATCACGTGCATCAGCGGGCCGCCCTGGATGCCGGGGAACACGATCGACTGCAGCTTCTTGGACAGATCCTCGAGCTTGTCGCCGGCGCCGGCGGCACTGGCGACGATGATGCCGCCACGCGGGCCGCGCAGGGTCTTGTGGGTGGTGGAGGTGACCACGTGCGCGTGCGGCAGCGGGGTCGGATAGACACCGGCGGCGACCAGGCCGGCCACGTGCGCCATGTCCACGAAGAAGTACGCGCCGACCTTGTCGGCGATGGCGCGGAAGCGCGCCCAGTCGATCACCTGCGAGTAGGCGGAGAAGCCCGCCACCACCATCTTCGGCTTGTGCTCCACGGCCAGGCGCTCGACTTCGTCGTAGTCGATCAGGCCCTGGTCGTCGACGCCGTACTGCACGGCGTTGAACAGCTTGCCGGAGGCGTTGACCTTGGCGCCGTGGGTCAGGTGGCCGCCGTGCGCCAGCGACATGCCGAGGATGGTGTCGCCCGGCTGCAGCAGCGCGAAGTACACCGCCTGGTTGGCCTGCGAGCCGCTGTGCGGCTGCACGTTGGCGTAGTCGGCGCCGAACAGTTGCTTGACCCGGTCGATGGCCAGCTGCTCGGCGACGTCGACGAATTCGCAACCGCCGTAGTAGCGCTTGCCCGGATAGCCTTCGGCGTACTTGTTGGTCAGCTGGCTGCCTTGCGCTTCCATGACCAGCGGGCTGCAGTAGTTCTCGCTGGCGATCAGCTCGACGTGGTCTTCCTGGCGGCCGGCTTCGGCGGCGATGGCGCGGGCCAGGTCGGGATCGTAGGTTTCGATGCGGGCGTCGCGCGGGAACATCGGGTCTCCGGGGGCATGGACAGAAGGCAGACGACTAGTTTAAGCCCCGCGCGCGGCCGAGGGCGAACCAAAACGCAGACGGCCTCCCGCAGGAGGCCGTCTGGCGATGCCGCAGCAGGGCTCAGCGGCCGCTGAGCACCAGGTCGGCGATGATGCCCGTGGCGATGGCGACCAGCAGCAGGTTGCCGGTGTCGTCGCGCACCCAGCGGTAGCCGTACGGCGGGCGCCGGACCTGATAACGGTCGTAGTCGTAGACCACGTAGTTCGGGCCGTAGTAGCGCTGGCCGCGCGCCCAGCGCGGCGGACCCGGGCGGTAGTAGACGACGTCGGGGCCGTTGCGATAGCCGTCACGGTAGCCGCGGTCGTAGGCGCGACGGGCGTCGCGGCGGTCGCGCTCACGGTCGCGCCAGTAGCGCTCGCGATCGGCGTCGCGGTAGCCGCGGTCGTACCAGCCGTGGTCGCGCGGACCCGGTCCCGGCGGCGGGGGCGGCGGCCCCGGAGGACCCGGAGGACCCGGAGGACCCGGCGGGCCCCAGCCCGGACCGGGACCCGGACCGCCCGGACCCCAGGCGAACGCGGGTGGCGCCATGAAACCCAGCGCCAGCGCGGACGAGAGGGCGATTGTGGCAATGCGTTTCATGTTCATGGCAACTCCGTCACGTGGTGTGGCGGTTGCATTTAGGCCGTTTTCGTCTGAACCGTCTCCTGCTGGAATCGGTTACGTATTCAGCTTCACGGATCGGGCTAGGAAAGCGTTCATCCAGCGGCATTTCCGGCCTGCGCGTGCAGGCGCAACAGCGCCGCCTGCGCCGTGTCATCGGCTGGCAAATAGACCACCAGACGGTTGCCGTTGCGCGGCGCCGACCACCAGTTGACCTGCTGCAGGCGCAACTCGCCTTCCTGCGGATGGCGGAAGCGCTTGAGCTGGTTCTCCACGCCGCGCACCTCGCGCCGCTGCCGCCACAGCGCATCGAACTCGGGAGAGGCCGCGCGGTAGCGCGCCAGCAGCGCCTCCCATTCCGGCTCGCCCAGGTGTTCGGCCATCGCCGCGCGCAGCAACGCCACCATGTGCTGCAGCACGTCCTGGCGATCGAGCAATGCGTCGCGCCAGCGCGGATTGGTGAAGGCCTGATAGACGCAGTTGCGGTCGGCGTCCGCCAGGTCGGCCAGGGTCACACCCATCAGGCGCTCGAAGGCCGGGTTGGCGCCGAGGATGTCGAAGCGCGGGGTCTGCAGCATTGCCGGCCACGGGCCGAGCTGGTCCAGCAGCATGCGCCCGGTGCCGGTCAGGCGTTGGCACGGCGGTGGCGCCAGGGCGGTCGTGCCGCCCACGCCGGCCAGCGCCAGCACGTGCGCGGTTTCGACCTCCGAACACTGCAGGGCGCGGGCGATGGCGGTCAGCACGCGCGCCGAGGCGCGGACCGGGCGCCCCTGCTCCAGCCAGGTGTACCAGGTCACGCCGACATCGGCGAGCAAGGCCACTTCCTCGCGGCGCAGGCCGGGGGTGCGGCGCCTGCCGCCGCGCGGCAGCGCCAGCCGCGCCGGGTCCAGGCTCTCGCGGCGGGCGCGCAGGAAGGCGCCCAGCGCGCGGGCACGCTCGCTGGCCAGAGCCGGGCCCGACGCAGCAGGCGCGACCGCCCGCTCCGGCCTGGAGGTGGAATGCGCGAGGTCCAGTTGCATCGTCTTCTCCACTTTTGCTGTCCGCCCGTGCCCGACGACGCCACGTCGACAGGCGGCGCAGGCGTGCTCTGTAGACGGCGCCCCGACGCGACCGTCCGGGACACCAGGGAGGCAGCGCCAGTACCAGGATAAATGAGTCCTTGTACCAGTTTATCGACTCACCATACTGCGCGCCATGACCACACCCTCCCCCGCCTCCGCCATGCCCGCCACCACCCCCACCCTGAGCCACCGCGGCCTCGGCATCCTGCTGATCGGGCAGATGCTGCCGCTGATCGATTTCTCCATCCTCAATGTCGCGCTTGGCTCGATCGCCCAGACGCTGCACGCGTCGGCGACCCAGCTGGAGCTGATCGTGGCCGTCTACGGCGTCGCCTTCGCGGTGGGCCTGGCGGCGGGCGGCCGGCTCGGCGACAACCTCGGGCGGCGCCGCGTGTTCGGTGCCGGCGTGCTGCTGTTCGGCCTGGCCTCGTTGCTGTGCGGGGTGGCCGGCTCGGTCCCGGCCCTGCTGGCCGGCCGCATCCTGCAGGGACTGGGGGCGGCGCTGGCGGTGCCGCAGATCCTGGCCACCATCCACGTCAGCCTGCACGGCAAGGCACACGCGCGGGCATTGGCGCTGTACGGCTCGCTGGGCGGTATCGCCTTCGTCATCGGCCAGGTGCTGGGTGGCTCGCTGGTCAGCGCGGACATCGCCGGATCCGGCTGGCGCAGCGTGTTTCTGATCAACCTGCCGTTCTGCCTGCTGGCGCTGGCCTGCCTGCGCGCCGTGCCGGAGACCCGCGCGGCACGGCGGATGCCGCCCGACCTGGCCGGCGCCGGGCTGCTGGGGCTGTTCCTGGCCTGCCTGCTGCTGCCGTTGGCGCTGGGCCCTGCCCTGCACTGGCCGCCGGCGTGCCTGGCGGTGCTGGCGGCCTGCCTGCCGCTGCTGGCGGCGCTGACCCGGGTCGAACT encodes the following:
- a CDS encoding GNAT family N-acetyltransferase, whose amino-acid sequence is MRIVCLAEAAQHIPALAQEHLHAFGPLLPEWNVVEAEADLRSHRDERRIPTSWIALDGEDWLGSVSLLQNDDARIRQFSPWLATLYVRPQARAAGVGAALVAHCVQAAARFGVQWLYLYCEPVLVPFYERLGWQRHADLPLGPLQIVVMRIDAGGAAT
- the ribB gene encoding 3,4-dihydroxy-2-butanone-4-phosphate synthase, with product MNFASVPELLEELRAGRMVVIVDDEDRENEGDLIMAAELVKPSDINFMVTHARGLVCLSLTRERCAQLGLAPMVQRNTAQFHTNFTVSIEAAEGVTTGISAYDRAHTVRTAVKPDAKPHDLSQPGHIFPLIAQPGGVLTRAGHTEAASDLPMLAGLEPAGVLVEVLNPDGSMARRPQLEEFARTHGLKMGSIADLIAYRLATEHTVERIDERPIETEFGGFTLVTYRDRIAHDLHFALVRGTPDAETPTLVRVQVENPLADLLHWRRDDFGVAASDALRAIAAAERGVMVVLSAPRDSEALLARLRAQPEAAHGKDVGQWRRNGAGSQILADLGLGKLRVLGTPRRQIGLAGFGLEVVEHVEPGIGNRDWGIGKS
- the ribH gene encoding 6,7-dimethyl-8-ribityllumazine synthase, with amino-acid sequence MSHYEGDLRTPESARFAIIASRWNARITDVLVAGARQSLAGNGIADDAVDVIRVPGAWELPLVAARLAAAGKHAAIIALGCVIRGDTRHYEHVADGCAEGLLRVSLDFRIPVLNGVLAVEQVEDAEARAGGSHGNKGEEAALSALEMVNLLELLP
- a CDS encoding riboflavin synthase; this encodes MFTGIIEGVGHLAARQPQGGDLRFTFATGSLPFADVRLGESIAVNGVCLTVVAFDAASFQADASTETLALTTLGRLAEGAILNLERAMRPSDRLGGHLVSGHVDGLGEVLSIHDDARAQRWRFAAPASLLRYIAKKGSICVDGVSLTVNEVDAEGFEVALIPHTVAHTAFAQTAVGAAVNLEIDLVARYVERLLQGRQD
- the nusB gene encoding transcription antitermination factor NusB, which gives rise to MNKPAGHKHHPRRDGVDPVLRSRARRRALQAIYAWQISGGNAQHVIAQFAHEQAHEIADLVYFENLVEGVLKHRAELDAALVGYLDRTVEEVDAIERAVLRLAAYELLHRMDVPYRVVINEAIETAKRFGSEHGHTYVNGVLDRAALEWRAVESGG
- a CDS encoding RcnB family protein yields the protein MNMKRIATIALSSALALGFMAPPAFAWGPGGPGPGPGWGPPGPPGPPGPPGPPPPPPGPGPRDHGWYDRGYRDADRERYWRDRERDRRDARRAYDRGYRDGYRNGPDVVYYRPGPPRWARGQRYYGPNYVVYDYDRYQVRRPPYGYRWVRDDTGNLLLVAIATGIIADLVLSGR
- the ribD gene encoding bifunctional diaminohydroxyphosphoribosylaminopyrimidine deaminase/5-amino-6-(5-phosphoribosylamino)uracil reductase RibD, with the protein product MSDPQAPGFSADDHRWMAQALRLAERGAYTTRPNPMVGCVIVRDGAVVGEGFHQRAGGPHAEVFALSAAGERARGATAYVTLEPCAHYGRTPPCALALIEAGVARVVAAMADPFPQVNGGGFALLREAGIAVQSGLMQAQARALNRGFLSRVERGRPWLRIKLGASLDGRTALASGESKWITGAAARQDVQHWRARAGAILTGAGTVLADDPALTVRLDAATEVEPPLRVVLDAQLRSLAQAKVRDGSAPTLYLHAPDCVPPALAHAAFAAVPLHDGRCDLHAALRLLGERGINEVQVEAGATLSGALLRAGLVDEVLVYMAPLLLGDTARPLLAGLGIETMAQRVPLQLQDVRQLGDDLRLLLRPAIAASAGAASP
- the nrdR gene encoding transcriptional regulator NrdR, with the translated sequence MHCPFCQHTDTRVIDSRVSEDGATIRRRRECEACGERFSTLETIELKLPTVIKSDGGREAFDARKLRTSFDRALQKRPVAEEQIEAAVRAVVHQLRMSGERELPSIRVGEYVMAELRKLDHVGYVRFASVYRSFQDVADFREEIEKLERELPVGSEQLPLLDLVRAAKPGDKTGKR
- the glyA gene encoding serine hydroxymethyltransferase, translating into MFPRDARIETYDPDLARAIAAEAGRQEDHVELIASENYCSPLVMEAQGSQLTNKYAEGYPGKRYYGGCEFVDVAEQLAIDRVKQLFGADYANVQPHSGSQANQAVYFALLQPGDTILGMSLAHGGHLTHGAKVNASGKLFNAVQYGVDDQGLIDYDEVERLAVEHKPKMVVAGFSAYSQVIDWARFRAIADKVGAYFFVDMAHVAGLVAAGVYPTPLPHAHVVTSTTHKTLRGPRGGIIVASAAGAGDKLEDLSKKLQSIVFPGIQGGPLMHVIAAKAVAFKEALEPEFTRYQQQVVKNAQAMAKTLIARGYKIVSGGTENHLMLVDMIGRDVSGKDAEAALGKAHITVNKNSVPNDPRSPFVTSGLRLGTPAITTRGYQEQDCVDLANWIADVLDAPADDTVLARVRDAVTAQCRKYPVYG
- a CDS encoding helix-turn-helix transcriptional regulator; protein product: MQLDLAHSTSRPERAVAPAASGPALASERARALGAFLRARRESLDPARLALPRGGRRRTPGLRREEVALLADVGVTWYTWLEQGRPVRASARVLTAIARALQCSEVETAHVLALAGVGGTTALAPPPCQRLTGTGRMLLDQLGPWPAMLQTPRFDILGANPAFERLMGVTLADLADADRNCVYQAFTNPRWRDALLDRQDVLQHMVALLRAAMAEHLGEPEWEALLARYRAASPEFDALWRQRREVRGVENQLKRFRHPQEGELRLQQVNWWSAPRNGNRLVVYLPADDTAQAALLRLHAQAGNAAG
- a CDS encoding MFS transporter, which gives rise to MTTPSPASAMPATTPTLSHRGLGILLIGQMLPLIDFSILNVALGSIAQTLHASATQLELIVAVYGVAFAVGLAAGGRLGDNLGRRRVFGAGVLLFGLASLLCGVAGSVPALLAGRILQGLGAALAVPQILATIHVSLHGKAHARALALYGSLGGIAFVIGQVLGGSLVSADIAGSGWRSVFLINLPFCLLALACLRAVPETRAARRMPPDLAGAGLLGLFLACLLLPLALGPALHWPPACLAVLAACLPLLAALTRVELWQERRGRTPLLPPALLRLPSVRFALLVGGVFFTCWSGFMFVLALTLQTGAGLSPLQSGNAFIVLGAAYFASALVSARVAARCGPVPTLLLGCMVQMLGLLGLAWTLHAVWPHPDARTLAPATALIGAGQAWIVASFYRIGLSQVPTTHAGAGSAMLSTILQAAMGLGPAALGAIYAHARGGGSLAAMQAALTSEWLAMLLLVICALLYLRRQRRAGASSTASAAALPPIAE